Proteins encoded together in one Thamnophis elegans isolate rThaEle1 chromosome 10, rThaEle1.pri, whole genome shotgun sequence window:
- the FAM124B gene encoding protein FAM124B, whose translation MPRDAFPVEAAGSGRGAAGEGHSAMDVRGDSMRMTVHLLANTGHAMHLQQALDQLQEWICLDIRLFLVSERPSPIKYYETYRQKSSRFPSTSVLLFLHEDFGEERFFQVHDFFQHPPWQPVHIECPNRKLPLHALDHQDFYGLDEHMPIWGLRQVHYGMEILRVTLYCSFDNYEDAVRLYETILQKEASVQKSGFCAFLLYTTRNLVVQLCLKQLPLGMSVELKESSVLQFKVYEIGELVPLLPNPCVPISNTRWQTEDYEGNKILLQVQSRGSKHNGTQSLISNWRNSTDEKGSPHYCCDLCSSVPSMAPRTAVQQKNRTLRAMKNKNKSSRRMVQNPAHLFIPSQSSFNSSPSLYNIAHSSLQDLSPSPMNLGTKLRHSSHELWLCENKAEEEEETNVDTGKRVAPFKCANSPLNRFSKDLQKELLPSQAPNSSFMGAGLGSEDRNSLLSLHHAEINKRSGFSRFQLSTSEESDGNEKDEEFFI comes from the exons ATGCCCCGAGATGCTTTTCCCGTAGAGGCTGCGGGGAGTGGGCGAGGGGCTGCTGGCGAAG GTCACAGTGCAATGGATGTGAGAGGAGATTCCATGAGGATGACTGTACACCTGCTTGCAAACACTGGACATGCAATGCACTTGCAACAAGCTCTTGATCAACTTCAAGAATGGATCTGCCTGGACATCCGCCTCTTTCTTGTCTCAGAACGCCCTTCTCCAATTAAGTATTATGAGACATACCGCCAAAAGAGTTCCAGGTTTCCTAGTACTTCTGTGCTCCTTTTTTTGCATGAGGACTTTGGAGAAGAACGGTTTTTCCAGGTCCATGACTTCTTCCAACATCCACCATGGCAGCCTGTCCACATTGAGTGTCCCAACAGAAAGCTACCGCTCCATGCTCTTGATCATCAGGACTTCTATGGACTGGATGAGCATATGCCAATATGGGGCCTGAGACAAGTTCACTATGGCATGGAAATCCTGCGTGTGACTCTCTATTGTAGCTTTGATAATTATGAGGATGCAGTAAGGCTTTATGAGACAATCCTGCAGAAAGAAGCATCTGTCCAAAAAAGTGGCTTCTGTGCTTTTCTACTGTACACAACACGGAACCTTGTGGTTCAGCTCTGCTTGAAGCAGCTGCCTTTGGGGATGAGTGTTGAACTGAAGGAATCTTCAGTATTGCAGTTCAAAGTGTATGAAATTGGAGAGCTGGTTCCACTTTTGCCCAATCCCTGTGTCCCAATAAGCAATACTAGGTGGCAAACAGAAGACTATGAAGGAAATAAGATCCTGCTGCAG gTTCAGAGCAGAGGCTCAAAGCACAATGGAACTCAGTCTCTAATTTCTAATTGGCGCAACAGCACTGATGAGAAAGGATCTCCCCATTACTGCTGTGATTTATGCTCCAGTGTACCTTCAATGGCTCCGAGAACTGCTGTTCAGCAGAAAAACCGGACACTTCGAgccatgaaaaataaaaacaaatcctcAAGGAGGATGGTTCAAAATCCTGCACATCTTTTCATCCCTTCACAAAGCAGCTTTAATTCTTCCCCAAGTTTGTATAATATAGCACATTCTTCTTTGCAAGATTTAAGCCCTTCCCCGATGAACCTGGGCACTAAATTGAGACATTCCAGCCATGAGCTCTGGCTATGCGAGAAcaaagcagaggaggaggaagaaactaACGTTGACACAGGCAAGAGAGTAGCACCTTTTAAATGTGCTAACTCTCCCCTAAACAGATTTTCCAAGGACTTACAAAAAGAACTTCTTCCGTCCCAGGCACCAAACAGTTCATTTATGGGAGCAGGTTTGGGTTCTGAGGACAGGAACTCTCTATTGTCTTTGCATCATGCTGAAATTAATAAAAGATCAGGATTTAGTCGTTTTCAGCTGAGCACATCAGAAGAAAGTGATGGGAATGAGAAAGATGAAGAGTTTTTTATATGA